The following are from one region of the Arachis duranensis cultivar V14167 chromosome 10, aradu.V14167.gnm2.J7QH, whole genome shotgun sequence genome:
- the LOC107470400 gene encoding vegetative incompatibility protein HET-E-1-like, whose protein sequence is MYVSHWYLRGFQYKEDMLLSHDGGEDEVFFDSLDCLSPPHDDDDDEFGYEVWMNEPLCVEERRERFLQRMGMVSVSVSSSHNMNDFDDVTSSTASISCAPTSQDVALFDEIKKRPENSPVTLPKQDFGEFGTCTSKKKKNWWNRIAYGMKIGSRLDKGSTKITRRINVNQIKKRWMELSALFTGQNIRAHDGLIWTMKFSPSGRYLASGGQDGVVRIWRVVSTEASSLCFNGVKSADSKVKPHNSAPKTQSFVVFPNKIFQIEESPMQEFCGHSSDVLDLAWSSSDILLSSSMDKTVRMWQIGCNQCLHVFHHTDYVTCIQFNPVDENYFISGSIDGKVRIWGMREERVVDWADIRDVITAISYQPNGKGFVVGSLTGICRFYVASGKHFHLEAQINVSGKKRTSTSRNKITGIQFSKKNHQRVMITSEDSKVRILEGMELVQTFKGRRKSGSQTSGAFMSSEKHIISVGDDSRVYIWNYKDFGNASSKHAKSNNSCEYFCSKGVTVAIPWSGMSTESSNSYNNFAHCFPETQHQLEAAPMVVGSSERFSLGSWFSIDGTCRGSMTWPEEKLPSWDLPLAEHDEFHHSRPQLRPKEPCNDGCVSETWGLSIVAAGCDGTIKTFHNFGLPVRL, encoded by the exons ATGTATGTTTCACATTGGTATTTAAGGGGATTTCAATATAAGGAGGATATGCTGCTCTCTCATGATGGTGGAGAAGATGAAGTGTTCTTTGATTCTCTGGATTGTTTGTCACCACCtcacgatgatgatgatgatgagtttggTTATGAGGTTTGGATGAATGAGCCTCTTTGTGTGGAGGAAAGGAGGGAAAGGTTTCTTCAGAGAATGGGTATGGTTAGTGTTAgtgtctcttcttcacacaatatGAATGATTTTGATGATGTCACATCTTCAACTGCTTCCATTTCTTGTGCTCCTACTTCTCAAGACGTAGCATTGTTTGATGAAATTAAGAAACGACCGGAGAATTCACCGGTTACTTTGCCCAAACAAGACTTTGGAGAATTTGGAACTTGTACAagtaaaaagaagaagaattggtGGAATCGCATTGCATATGGAATGAAAATTGGATCAAGATTGGATAAGGGAAGTACTAAAATTACAAGAAGGATCAATGTGAATCAGATTAAAAAGAGGTGGATGGAATTGAGTGCATTGTTTACTGGGCAGAATATTAGAGCTCACGATGGCCTAATTTGGACCATGAAATTTAGTCCCAGTGGCCGCTATCTTGCTAGTGGAGGCCAAGACGGCGTTGTTCGCATTTGGCGTGTCGTATCCACCGAGGCATCCAGTCTTTGCTTCAATGGAGTTAAGAGTGCTGACAGCAAAGTGAAACCACACAACTCTGCTCCTAAAACTCAATCCTTTGTTGTGTTCCCAAACAAGATTTTCCAAATTGAGGAATCACCAATGCAAGAATTTTGTGGTCATTCCAGTGATGTCTTGGATCTGGCTTGGTCAAGTTCAGAT ATTCTGCTTTCATCTTCAATGGATAAAACTGTTCGCATGTGGCAGATTGGTTGTAATCAATGTCTACATGTTTTCCATCACACAGATTATG TGACATGCATTCAATTCAATCCTGTTGATGAAAATTACTTCATCAGTGGCTCCATAGATGGTAAAGTTCGAATATGGGGAATGCGCGAAGAGCGAGTGGTTGACTGGGCAGACATTCGAGATGTCATAACTGCCATAAGTTACCAACCAAATGGAAAG GGATTTGTTGTTGGTTCCCTTACGGGCATATGTCGCTTTTATGTTGCTTCGG GCAAACATTTCCATCTTGAGGCACAGATTAATGTTAGCGGAAAGAAGAGAACATCAACATCTCGCAACAAGATCACTGGAATTCAG TTTTCCAAGAAAAACCACCAAAGAGTCATGATCACATCAGAAGATTCCAAAGTCCGAATATTAGAAGGCATGGAACTTGTTCAGACATTTAAAG gCCGTCGAAAATCTGGAAGTCAGACATCAGGTGCATTTATGTCGAGCGAGAAACATATAATTTCAGTTGGAGATGACTCTCGTGTATATATTTGGAACTACAAAGACTTTGGAAATGCTTCATCCAAGCATGCAAAATCGAACAATTCCTGTGAGTACTTTTGCTCCAAGGGTGTTACTGTTGCGATACCTTGGTCAGGAATGAGCACAGAAAGTAGCAACTCCTACAACAATTTTGCACATTGTTTCCCAGAAACTCAACACCAGCTAGAAGCTGCTCCCATGGTAGTTGGTTCTTCGGAACGTTTTTCCTTAGGTAGTTGGTTCTCCATTGACGGCACGTGCCGTGGTTCCATGACATGGCCAGAGGAGAAGCTCCCTAGTTGGGATTTACCTCTTGCGGAGCACGATGAATTCCATCACAGCCGGCCACAGCTACGCCCCAAAGAACCTTGTAATGACGGCTGTGTGTCAGAAACATGGGGACTATCGATAGTTGCAGCCGGTTGTGATGGGACCATCAAGACATTCCACAACTTTGGATTGCCTGTTAGGCTCTAG